The Saprospiraceae bacterium genome includes a window with the following:
- the aroE gene encoding shikimate dehydrogenase (AroE; catalyzes the conversion of shikimate to 3-dehydroshikimate), with amino-acid sequence MRTFGIIGFPLTHSFSPTYFAKKFMEENITDAEYRIFSIQDPKDFLTLSDHFNICGLNVTIPHKISVIPFLDELSDVAISAGAVNTISFENGIKTGYNTDVWGFEKSLLNFTGDINNITSALILGDGGAAGAVRFVLEKFDIPYRIVSRKQGYLGFHQLTKKIIKNHNLIINTTPVGMYPDDQNAPAIPYEYLTEEHFLYDLIYNPEKTLFLTNGSNRGSKTINGFEMLKLQAEKSWQIWNQP; translated from the coding sequence ATGCGAACTTTTGGCATCATAGGGTTTCCATTGACCCACAGTTTTTCGCCGACTTATTTTGCAAAAAAATTTATGGAAGAAAATATCACTGATGCGGAGTACAGAATTTTTTCCATTCAAGACCCTAAAGATTTTTTAACATTATCTGATCACTTTAATATTTGTGGATTGAATGTCACAATTCCGCACAAAATTTCAGTTATTCCGTTTCTGGATGAGTTAAGTGATGTTGCTATATCTGCCGGTGCTGTAAATACCATAAGCTTTGAAAATGGCATTAAAACAGGATATAATACAGATGTATGGGGTTTTGAAAAGTCTTTATTAAATTTTACCGGAGATATAAATAATATTACATCCGCTTTGATTTTGGGTGATGGAGGGGCTGCCGGAGCAGTCAGGTTTGTGTTGGAAAAATTTGATATCCCTTATCGAATAGTTTCAAGAAAACAGGGATATTTGGGTTTTCACCAATTAACAAAAAAAATCATTAAAAACCACAATCTCATCATCAATACGACACCCGTGGGCATGTATCCTGATGATCAAAATGCACCGGCAATTCCATATGAATATCTGACAGAAGAACATTTTTTGTATGATTTGATATACAATCCGGAAAAAACCTTATTTTTGACCAACGGATCAAATCGCGGAAGTAAGACAATTAATGGGTTTGAAATGTTAAAGTTACAAGCTGAAAAATCATGGCAAATATGGAACCAACCTTAA